AATGACCCGAGAAGACAAGGAATATATAACACTAATTACAATTACAAACAGCAAGAGGCAAACAACAAGGCAACGAACTCGTCTTAAAGTTACTGTGTGTCTGTATCTCAGTCCCAGTAACAGCGCCAGAAGCCTGTCCACGCTAATGGCAGCAGCTGTCGCGAGAGAAAATCCACACAGGGTGAGGCTCAAAGTAATGGAAGTCGCGAAAAGAATATGCCATTTGCCACTTTCGATTTCCAtcaaaaaagcaacaaaaagcgGCTGAACAATCACGCCAACACAAAAATCAGTCATAGCCAGGCAGCGGAGCAAAAATTTTGTCGGAGGATGAATCGACGACACTTTGTGAAGCGCAATGAGGATCAGAGTGTTGCCGAGTGTTGCAGTGATAGcaagaaaaatgttcaacGAATAAATCAACACAAAGGACGGTATTTGATCAGTCACCCAGTTTAAATCGACCTTGAGTTGAGAAGTTTCCATGTTCAGAAATGTTCATCAGAGTTTTGAGGCCCGTATACAAGAATTCGTCCCCGTCTTGAGAAAAGTGGCATTTAGGGTTGGGTGATGCTAAATTTATAAAATGATTGTGTCAAAAAACTTTAACCATCCCATTGACGTTAAATTTCCTTGTCTCAAATTAATTATGACATCTGTCTGGCCCGGCTTGGCACGATTCCATTCACCGGATTAAGCCCCTAGCAAACAGCTTTAACACTTGCTTCAAgatcctttcgattttgttgaatggcaatgtCGAAAGCGTTTGCCACCGCCTTTCCacattgttgaaacgtgttgaaagagtttaaaagccttATTTCCCATCTGTTTCTAGTGAAAAACGAGTTCAGTCAGtagttatttttaaaatgacacAGGACACCGTTTCCTGTTTTTGAAGGCGGTAGTAAAATTGCGTGACATGGCCTAAAACTCTACGTAATTGAACTGGATATAGAGAAAGAATTGATCCATCGATCTATTTTTGCGGACTTTCTCTTTTAGTAATAGGGAGCTTAGGTCTAGGAACCATAAATACGAAGGCTGGGAGGAAGTCATCGGAAAATGAAACTCAGcctttctgcaatcatttttggagtatttCGAGTCGTCTGCCATGCTAAGTGTGTCTCTGCTATCCATCCTGGGATGAACTTGCAGTAgtggcgtagtggtgagagcactcgcctcctaCAAATGTGGCCCGGTTTCGATTTCCAGACTCGGTGTCAAATGTGGGttcagtttgttggttctcttctctactctgagaggtttttccccgggtactccggttttcccctctcaccaaaaaccaacatttgatttgatttgattcgatttgaagaaaacaattgtAAATAGCGATTTGAGCCATgtcgatttgatttcctctagaattaAATGTAAATTGTCACTGCAAAACCCCTTGTGGGGAGCTGTCAATAAGAAGTATTGTATTGCTAAGTGTGTCTCTGCTATCCATCCTGGGATGAACTTGCAGTGGTGGCCTAGTGGGTTgattttgttggttctcttctctgctctgagaggtctTTCCACgggggtactccggttttcccctcttctcaaaaacctgcatttgattaattttgatttcattaatttgatttgttcacgaccccacaagctcTGAGCTTTAAAACCtatcgtgtttaaataaaggacattactattactattactagaTATAGCTCTCGCCAAGTGCCAACGAGCAACCATACAAAACAAATACTAAttggtaattttaagacacagagtcatgttttgtgcacggcattttttttgtagtcaAGTAGCCAAGACAACTTGAAATGGTGAAAACGGTAAAATGATAGCCTCGTGTgcaacttttttgttcttaccacattttgacgtcatctgtgatctattactgaacagacgcacggcaacatggaatctatttgttaattttttcatgtatattattaataattaatcgaatgatttttcttgtgcaatttggaataaataagcacttgtaaatttttcaaagaccgcaaattgcactcgccctacgggcttttcttagtctttgaaaaatttactcgagcttatttattccaaattgcactcgaaatcacaTGATTTCCTATACTTACTATTTAATTTTCTCAAGACAGGGCTGAGTTCTTGTGCGGGCCTCAAAATTATAATCAACATTTCTGAACATGGAAACTGTTCAACTTCAGGTCGATTTTCTCTGAATGATTTATCACACATCATTCTTTGAATTGTTTATACATCAATTCCTGTATTATCAATATGCTCAATGATAGGTAAATACATTAgaagaataaaaatgattgGTCAAGACAAGACAAGACAAGACAAGACAACTTTATTTAACCAGGGTGGCCCAATCAGCTGCAAGGATGGTATCCTTGGGGGTCCTGGGTTCTATAGGACTTACATATacacatttacaataaaattacaaGGTTGAATAAAATTGGTTAGAATTacaagagggaaaaaaaaaaaaacaacaactgaaGACTTGACTTGGCATTGTATTACTATTTAGCTTCGA
This sequence is a window from Acropora palmata chromosome 9, jaAcrPala1.3, whole genome shotgun sequence. Protein-coding genes within it:
- the LOC141893104 gene encoding melanocyte-stimulating hormone receptor-like, translating into METSQLKVDLNWVTDQIPSFVLIYSLNIFLAITATLGNTLILIALHKVSSIHPPTKFLLRCLAMTDFCVGVIVQPLFVAFLMEIESGKWHILFATSITLSLTLCGFSLATAAAISVDRLLALLLGLRYRHTVTLRRVRCLVVCLLLFVIVISVIYSLSSRVIAISGTFVLIIISLFLSVFSHAKIFLKLRQHQAQVRQQHVGHEQANGGGIPLDIEQYKKIISTIAWVQLALLFCYVPIFIFLILSTVVQWYKVGSIFHVSVLTVVYFNSSLNPILYCWKIREVREEVKTTVKQIPCFSCQSRLRFSDVGNNVDNWWSV